The following are encoded together in the Oceanobacillus zhaokaii genome:
- the neuB gene encoding N-acetylneuraminate synthase, which yields MNPYIQIENRKIGLDHEPIVIAEIGINHEGSLITAKEMVDAAYEAGAEIVKHQTHIVEDEMSKAAKHVIPGNTDVSIYDVMARCALNEDDERELKRYVESKGMIFLSTPFSRAAANRLEEMNVSAYKIGSGECNNYPLIEHIASFGKPMIVSTGMNTIESIQKTVEILEKFHVQYALLHCTNIYPTPPELVRLGGMEQLQKEFPNAVIGLSDHTINNNSCLAATALGASILERHFTDKKSRKGPDIICSMDKEELNQLISGSKEIYKMRGGRKEPAEEEQVTIDFAFATVVTTKDLKAGDILTKDNIWVKRPGTGEIKAEHYHDLMGKTIKNDINKDEHLKWNDIVALEG from the coding sequence ATGAACCCATACATACAAATAGAAAACAGAAAAATCGGGCTTGACCATGAACCCATCGTCATTGCAGAAATCGGTATCAACCATGAAGGTAGTCTAATAACCGCTAAAGAAATGGTAGATGCAGCATATGAAGCTGGCGCAGAAATTGTAAAACATCAAACTCATATAGTAGAAGATGAGATGAGTAAAGCTGCTAAACATGTTATTCCTGGTAACACAGATGTATCCATTTATGATGTTATGGCAAGATGTGCACTTAATGAAGATGATGAGAGAGAATTGAAAAGATATGTTGAATCAAAGGGAATGATCTTTTTAAGTACTCCATTTTCTAGAGCTGCTGCCAACCGTTTAGAAGAAATGAATGTGAGTGCATATAAAATTGGATCAGGAGAATGCAACAATTATCCTCTTATTGAACACATTGCTTCCTTCGGCAAACCAATGATTGTCTCCACTGGAATGAATACAATTGAGAGCATACAAAAAACAGTAGAGATTTTAGAAAAATTCCATGTACAATACGCTCTACTCCACTGCACTAATATTTACCCTACACCACCTGAACTAGTTAGATTAGGGGGTATGGAACAATTACAAAAAGAATTCCCTAATGCAGTTATCGGATTGTCCGATCATACAATTAATAATAATTCCTGCTTAGCAGCAACAGCATTAGGAGCCTCAATATTGGAAAGGCATTTCACAGATAAAAAGTCCAGAAAAGGACCGGATATTATCTGCTCGATGGATAAAGAAGAGTTAAACCAGCTTATCAGTGGAAGTAAAGAAATATATAAAATGCGCGGAGGAAGAAAAGAACCAGCTGAAGAAGAGCAAGTTACTATAGACTTTGCATTCGCAACTGTCGTGACAACAAAAGATCTCAAAGCTGGTGATATTCTTACCAAAGATAATATTTGGGTCAAAAGACCAGGTACAGGCGAAATTAAGGCTGAACACTACCATGATTTAATGGGCAAAACAATAAAAAACGATATAAATAAAGATGAACATTTAAAATGGAATGACATAGTTGCACTGGAAGGGTAG
- a CDS encoding motility associated factor glycosyltransferase family protein, protein MLIDNTLFLREYYPEVRNNIQEYEKDINTNRITVLESKAGIKTIQYETDEQRQLMVHSKYDPIKEADRIISSHKEKITDDTHVFFYGIGMGYHVEKFQELFPKHSYSLYEPVPEIFLTLAEQRTLNSIITKNISNLYIDTHETESNGYLQEFNSSNQSIHFIILPSYENIIKEKIDRFNEKIKNVIQSRRTALGTNMSFQRLWVANSLINFKEVLNTPNMFRDIDSNHFAGKPAIIVAAGPSLAEDIEHLRYIKENNLAYLFSVGSAINSLIEYDVLPDAVCTYDPGVKNHLVFKKMVEKDINHIPMLFGTSVGFETLRNYEGPKVHFITSQDKTSTYFLDEQLDVTQDLIMDSPSIAVMTFQVLNKIGAGPIIFAGQNLGYLHDRRYSEGIEYDFIKSEVSENEMEKAITTTDVYGNEIKTNVSFNNMRLGIEHYAKLYAGNYINTTKGGAVIDGIPFQSIEEVIENVLIQPIEKTAWWNEINSYNKSKFIHQEEHLKQSIHKFKDLVAQFKTLIKSMASTVELRNKTSMESLFVQFDKLYGEINQNTYYANFLSFYIRVYVEFMVNELRRAVKEKDPLERGEKIARLFDNFMVQCVQGSGELEQLINSNLINEEDI, encoded by the coding sequence ATGTTAATTGATAATACATTATTTTTAAGAGAATATTATCCTGAAGTACGTAATAATATTCAGGAATATGAGAAGGATATTAATACAAATCGAATTACTGTATTAGAATCAAAAGCTGGCATCAAAACAATTCAATACGAGACAGATGAACAGAGGCAATTAATGGTACATAGTAAGTATGATCCAATAAAAGAAGCGGATCGAATTATTTCTTCTCATAAAGAGAAAATCACGGATGACACACATGTATTTTTCTACGGAATTGGTATGGGGTATCATGTTGAGAAGTTTCAGGAGCTGTTTCCAAAACATAGTTACTCATTATATGAGCCTGTCCCAGAAATATTTTTAACTTTGGCTGAGCAAAGAACATTGAATTCTATTATTACGAAAAATATAAGCAATCTATATATTGATACGCATGAGACAGAATCGAATGGGTATTTACAGGAGTTTAATTCGAGCAACCAATCCATTCATTTCATCATCTTACCTAGCTATGAAAACATCATAAAAGAAAAAATCGATCGATTTAATGAAAAAATTAAGAATGTTATTCAATCTAGACGCACTGCTTTAGGTACAAATATGAGCTTCCAAAGATTATGGGTTGCAAATAGCCTAATCAATTTTAAGGAAGTTCTAAATACGCCAAACATGTTTCGTGATATTGACAGTAACCATTTCGCTGGTAAGCCTGCGATTATTGTAGCAGCAGGACCATCACTTGCAGAAGATATAGAGCATCTGAGGTATATAAAGGAAAATAATCTTGCTTACCTATTTTCGGTTGGGTCAGCGATTAATAGTTTGATTGAGTATGATGTGTTGCCGGATGCGGTGTGTACATATGACCCAGGTGTGAAAAACCATTTAGTATTTAAAAAGATGGTAGAAAAAGATATTAATCACATTCCAATGCTATTTGGAACTAGCGTTGGGTTCGAGACGCTAAGAAACTATGAAGGTCCAAAAGTTCATTTTATTACATCACAGGATAAAACCTCGACATATTTTTTAGATGAACAATTGGATGTTACTCAAGATCTTATTATGGATTCACCCTCAATTGCTGTTATGACATTTCAGGTTTTAAATAAAATAGGTGCTGGTCCAATAATTTTTGCTGGACAGAACTTGGGTTATCTACATGATAGAAGATATTCAGAGGGAATTGAATATGATTTTATCAAATCTGAGGTTTCAGAGAACGAAATGGAAAAAGCAATTACGACCACGGATGTTTACGGAAATGAAATTAAAACGAATGTTAGTTTTAATAACATGCGTTTAGGTATTGAACACTATGCTAAGTTGTATGCTGGTAACTATATTAATACAACAAAAGGTGGAGCGGTGATTGATGGTATCCCTTTCCAGTCGATTGAAGAAGTTATTGAAAATGTGCTAATCCAACCGATAGAAAAAACTGCTTGGTGGAACGAGATAAATTCTTATAATAAGAGCAAATTTATTCATCAAGAAGAGCATTTGAAACAAAGTATTCATAAATTTAAGGATTTAGTTGCTCAATTTAAAACCTTAATAAAATCGATGGCAAGTACTGTGGAATTGAGGAATAAAACCTCAATGGAAAGTCTATTTGTTCAATTTGACAAACTGTATGGAGAGATTAACCAGAATACTTATTATGCTAATTTCTTATCTTTTTATATTCGTGTATATGTGGAATTTATGGTGAATGAATTAAGGCGAGCAGTGAAGGAAAAGGATCCGCTTGAGCGTGGAGAGAAGATTGCGCGGTTATTTGATAATTTTATGGTGCAGTGTGTGCAGGGGAGTGGAGAATTGGAGCAATTGATAAATTCAAATTTAATAAATGAGGAGGATATTTAG
- a CDS encoding flagellin: MIINHNISALNAHRQLGANQGATQNSLEKLSSGLRINKAGDDAAGLAISEKMRGQIRGLDMASKNAQDGISLVQTAEGALNETHAILQRMRELAVQSSNDTNTTSDRQQLQAEVDQLVSAIDDISTDTEFNTKKLLDGNFSGKFHVGANSGQNIAVSIASMAASGLGVSGISISGQASAEQAITDIQTAIDTVSEERSKLGAVQNRLDHTINNLGTQAENITAAESRIRDVDMAKEMMEFTKNNILSQAAQSMLAQANQQPQGVLQLLQ, from the coding sequence ATGATTATTAATCACAATATTTCTGCTCTTAACGCACATCGCCAATTAGGAGCAAACCAAGGTGCAACACAAAATTCATTGGAGAAACTTTCTTCAGGTCTACGTATCAACAAAGCTGGAGATGACGCAGCAGGTCTAGCAATCTCTGAAAAAATGCGTGGTCAAATTCGTGGGTTGGATATGGCTTCTAAGAATGCACAAGATGGTATTTCTCTAGTTCAAACTGCTGAAGGTGCATTGAATGAAACACATGCAATTCTTCAACGTATGCGTGAATTAGCTGTACAAAGTTCGAATGATACGAATACTACATCTGACCGTCAACAATTACAAGCTGAAGTAGATCAGTTAGTTTCAGCAATAGATGATATTTCTACTGATACGGAGTTTAACACGAAGAAGCTTCTTGATGGAAACTTTAGTGGTAAGTTCCATGTTGGAGCAAATTCAGGCCAAAATATTGCAGTATCTATTGCTTCTATGGCCGCGAGTGGATTAGGAGTGTCAGGAATTAGTATTTCTGGTCAAGCATCCGCTGAACAGGCAATTACAGATATTCAAACTGCAATTGATACAGTTTCTGAAGAACGCTCTAAACTTGGTGCAGTTCAGAACCGTTTAGATCACACAATAAACAACTTGGGAACACAAGCAGAAAATATTACTGCTGCAGAATCACGTATTCGTGATGTTGATATGGCGAAAGAAATGATGGAATTCACGAAGAATAACATCCTCTCTCAAGCAGCACAATCAATGTTAGCTCAGGCCAACCAACAACCACAAGGAGTTCTACAACTTCTTCAATAA
- a CDS encoding motility associated factor glycosyltransferase family protein: MNISIVETKTIPTIKIEYNNKNIILHSKYDPIREVNAWCKNAIAGLSKQQEVIIIGLGAGYHIKQLSELLPEKKITVVEFNDDYYRWFKTSPFYEKVYRCINVIVKQYNSLSSTEQQELFTGISSSNLLIHKSGLDLIPSKCKKVKEILDDMQFKKHSIKNQIGNMKANFTYNSQLQDEGIGKLKNMYGNKPMILISAGPSLDKQMTLLKRIHKEGKVVLGAVGTALKPLIKNNITPDFFSIIDPNPGTYEQLKNLDLPITTLYYLSTAYHETITLHTGPRYIMWQEGYEDAEKKAAQLGDSLIQTGGSVATALLDLMVYLGAGPLALVGQDLAFTNGLSHANYAHAQRDVNETLATLTTLDYHRTEQVPTAKNLTIYRKWFEDYALNHGNLELYNCTEGGAYINHWEHIRLKEFYEKVIYIG, from the coding sequence ATGAATATATCTATAGTCGAAACTAAAACGATCCCTACAATTAAAATTGAATATAACAATAAAAACATAATTTTACATAGCAAGTATGACCCTATCCGTGAGGTGAATGCATGGTGTAAAAATGCAATCGCGGGTCTTAGCAAGCAACAAGAAGTTATAATAATAGGTCTTGGAGCAGGTTATCACATTAAACAACTATCAGAATTATTACCAGAGAAAAAAATTACTGTCGTTGAATTTAATGATGACTATTATCGTTGGTTCAAAACAAGCCCTTTCTATGAGAAAGTCTATAGGTGTATTAATGTTATAGTTAAGCAATATAATAGCCTCTCATCAACAGAACAGCAGGAACTGTTTACTGGTATTTCCTCATCTAATCTTTTAATACATAAAAGTGGTTTGGACTTAATACCATCAAAGTGCAAAAAAGTCAAAGAAATTTTGGACGATATGCAATTTAAAAAGCATTCGATAAAAAATCAAATAGGAAATATGAAAGCTAATTTCACATATAATAGCCAGTTACAAGATGAGGGAATTGGAAAACTGAAAAATATGTATGGTAATAAGCCAATGATTTTAATCTCTGCTGGTCCTTCACTTGACAAACAAATGACATTATTAAAAAGAATACATAAAGAGGGGAAAGTTGTACTTGGTGCAGTAGGGACTGCATTAAAGCCATTAATTAAAAACAATATTACCCCAGATTTCTTTTCAATAATTGATCCAAATCCTGGTACATATGAGCAATTAAAAAATCTAGATTTACCGATAACAACATTATATTATTTAAGCACTGCATATCACGAAACCATTACATTACATACTGGTCCTAGGTATATTATGTGGCAAGAAGGCTATGAAGATGCTGAAAAGAAGGCTGCTCAGCTTGGTGACTCATTAATTCAAACAGGTGGTTCCGTTGCTACAGCATTACTTGATTTAATGGTTTATCTTGGGGCAGGTCCACTTGCACTGGTTGGACAAGACTTAGCATTTACAAATGGATTGAGTCACGCAAATTACGCACATGCACAGCGAGATGTAAATGAGACATTAGCAACACTTACGACATTAGATTATCATCGTACTGAACAAGTTCCTACAGCGAAAAATTTAACTATCTATCGAAAATGGTTTGAAGACTACGCTTTGAATCATGGAAATCTAGAGCTTTACAATTGTACAGAAGGTGGTGCTTATATTAATCATTGGGAGCACATTAGGTTGAAGGAGTTTTATGAAAAAGTAATATATATAGGATAG
- a CDS encoding Gfo/Idh/MocA family protein — protein MQKIKVGFVGVGGVASIHLKNIAANEHATIAAVCDIVEESAFRAGEKYGAAYYTDADLMFKEEKLDAVFICVPPFAHGDIEEKAAQLGIHLMVEKPIGLEMATVERKLNVIRDAGVLCATGYCLRYIDTVKIAKEYLKDKKIAMIRGHYLTSFVSTPWYREKKKSGGQLVEQATHIVDFIRYLAGDIAKVHANMNLLVSDGIPNIDIPDVTSVNFLMESGAVGHLDASFIQIDHRMGVELLGDKFRLSFDGADLTIVEEGGIITYRSKEDFYKEQDNAFIEAVRTNNKDLILSDYENGLETLRVTLLANESQEKDEVIRLREVKFV, from the coding sequence ATGCAAAAGATTAAAGTAGGTTTTGTTGGTGTCGGTGGAGTTGCTTCCATTCACTTGAAAAATATAGCAGCAAATGAACATGCGACGATTGCCGCGGTTTGCGACATCGTTGAAGAGAGTGCTTTCCGTGCAGGAGAAAAATACGGTGCTGCTTATTATACAGATGCAGATCTTATGTTTAAAGAAGAGAAGCTTGATGCAGTTTTTATTTGTGTCCCTCCGTTCGCACATGGTGACATAGAGGAAAAAGCAGCCCAGCTAGGCATCCATTTAATGGTAGAGAAGCCGATTGGGCTTGAGATGGCCACTGTCGAAAGGAAGCTAAATGTCATACGGGACGCTGGTGTGCTTTGTGCAACAGGCTATTGTCTGAGGTATATAGATACCGTTAAAATAGCAAAAGAATATCTAAAGGATAAAAAGATTGCGATGATCCGAGGCCATTATCTCACCTCCTTTGTGAGCACTCCATGGTACCGAGAGAAGAAGAAATCAGGAGGGCAGCTGGTTGAGCAAGCGACACATATCGTTGATTTTATCCGGTACTTGGCAGGGGATATTGCAAAAGTGCATGCAAACATGAATCTTCTTGTGTCTGACGGAATTCCAAATATTGATATTCCGGATGTGACATCGGTGAACTTTTTAATGGAATCTGGGGCTGTAGGTCATCTTGATGCCTCCTTTATCCAGATAGATCATCGTATGGGGGTAGAACTGCTTGGTGATAAATTCCGCCTGTCCTTTGATGGAGCGGATTTGACCATTGTAGAGGAAGGCGGTATTATCACCTATCGTTCAAAGGAAGATTTTTATAAAGAACAAGATAATGCTTTTATAGAGGCGGTCCGTACAAATAACAAAGATCTTATTCTGTCAGACTATGAGAATGGCCTTGAAACTTTGAGAGTAACGCTTTTGGCCAATGAATCTCAGGAGAAAGATGAAGTAATTAGATTAAGAGAAGTAAAATTTGTATAA
- a CDS encoding sigma-70 family RNA polymerase sigma factor, producing MVKNTFSFEEIFEQNERRIHYHLHKLNIRDPHQEFYQEGIIAMWNAYESYQPDKGPLSTYFNFTIRHRLIDLIRKENRRLEMEELAPKEEDAAFEAEVYHKASDLTSPEGNPAEHINEDLYLWQKVKELLTEKQWKWVRFYIIERMTLKEIAEQEGVSIEAVKSWAKESRKRLRSLEDFGKLLLKEEYP from the coding sequence ATGGTAAAAAACACATTTTCATTTGAAGAGATATTTGAACAGAATGAGCGTAGAATTCATTACCACCTTCATAAATTAAACATCCGAGATCCCCATCAGGAATTTTATCAGGAAGGAATCATCGCAATGTGGAATGCGTACGAGAGCTACCAGCCAGATAAAGGCCCACTTTCCACATACTTCAACTTCACGATTCGCCACCGCTTGATTGATCTTATTCGTAAAGAAAATAGAAGGCTAGAAATGGAAGAGCTGGCGCCGAAAGAGGAAGACGCCGCATTTGAAGCCGAAGTTTATCATAAGGCAAGTGACCTCACGTCACCTGAGGGAAATCCCGCCGAGCATATCAATGAGGATCTTTATCTTTGGCAGAAAGTAAAAGAATTACTGACCGAAAAACAATGGAAATGGGTGCGGTTTTATATTATTGAGCGCATGACATTAAAAGAGATTGCTGAACAAGAAGGTGTTTCTATTGAAGCAGTAAAAAGCTGGGCCAAGGAGTCAAGAAAGCGACTGCGGAGTTTAGAAGATTTTGGGAAGCTATTGCTGAAGGAAGAATATCCGTAG
- the neuC gene encoding UDP-N-acetylglucosamine 2-epimerase: MKKILFLTGTRADYGKIKSLMREVEKSNQFELHVFVTGMHMLSKYGSTYKEIVKDGFKNIHQFINQQSETKMDITLSSTVLGLSNYVHELKPDLIVVHGDRLEALAGAIVGSFNNILVAHIEGGEVSGTIDESIRHAITKFAHIHLVSNKEAKDRILQLGEREETIHIIGSPDIDIMLSDELPSLAKVKDRYDIVFVDYAILMYHPVTTEISSLSYKVKILVDSLIKSEINYIVIYPNNDEGNSIILSEYERFNKNNKFKVFPSMRFEYFLTLLKNSRFMIGNSSSGIRETGIYGVPSINVGNRQEGRYDPNSKQGSIISVDENEYALLNAINNIKDYKETTVDFGDGNSDKKFIELIENQAFWEIPIQKKFIDMQLY, from the coding sequence ATGAAGAAAATCTTATTTTTAACAGGTACAAGAGCTGATTATGGCAAAATTAAATCTTTAATGCGTGAAGTTGAAAAAAGTAATCAATTTGAATTGCATGTTTTTGTGACAGGAATGCATATGCTTTCAAAATACGGCTCTACTTATAAAGAAATTGTAAAAGATGGTTTTAAGAATATACACCAATTTATTAATCAGCAAAGTGAAACAAAAATGGATATTACACTGAGTAGCACTGTTTTAGGTCTAAGCAACTATGTTCACGAGTTAAAGCCAGATTTAATAGTAGTACACGGAGATCGTCTAGAAGCATTAGCTGGTGCCATCGTTGGTAGCTTCAACAATATACTTGTAGCTCATATTGAAGGCGGAGAAGTTTCAGGTACGATTGATGAGTCTATCCGACATGCTATAACTAAATTTGCTCATATACATTTAGTTAGTAATAAAGAAGCAAAAGATAGAATATTACAGCTTGGAGAGAGAGAAGAAACCATACATATTATCGGTTCTCCTGATATTGATATTATGCTTTCTGATGAATTACCTTCATTAGCTAAGGTAAAAGACAGATACGACATCGTATTTGTAGATTATGCTATCTTAATGTATCACCCAGTTACAACCGAAATAAGTAGCCTTTCCTATAAAGTAAAAATTTTGGTAGATTCATTAATTAAGTCAGAAATAAATTACATTGTTATTTATCCAAATAATGATGAAGGGAATTCAATAATACTCAGTGAATATGAGCGATTCAATAAAAACAACAAATTTAAAGTATTTCCTTCCATGCGCTTCGAATACTTTTTAACTTTACTTAAAAATTCTCGATTTATGATAGGAAATTCTAGCTCAGGCATTAGAGAAACAGGAATTTATGGAGTTCCTTCTATTAATGTGGGAAATAGACAAGAAGGAAGATATGATCCTAATAGTAAACAAGGAAGTATTATTAGTGTTGATGAAAATGAATATGCACTCCTAAATGCAATTAACAATATCAAGGATTACAAAGAGACAACTGTTGATTTCGGTGATGGTAATAGCGATAAAAAATTCATAGAATTAATAGAAAATCAAGCCTTTTGGGAAATACCAATACAAAAAAAATTTATTGATATGCAACTTTATTAG
- the hag gene encoding flagellin Hag → MIINHNISALNAHRQLGANQGATQNSLEKLSSGLRINKAGDDAAGLAISEKMRGQIRGLEMASKNAQDGISLIQTAEGALNETHSILQRMRELAVQSSNDTNTTSDREQLQSEVNQLAGALNDISTDTEFNTKKLLDGTQSGSGLTFHVGANSGQSINVKIGKMDAATLLVGNASSGIGITTQATANTAIKTINTAIETVSKERSKLGAVQNRLDHTINNLGTQTENITAAESRIRDVDMAKEMMEFTKNNILSQAAQSMLAQANQQPQGVLQLLQ, encoded by the coding sequence ATGATTATTAATCACAATATTTCTGCTCTTAACGCACATCGTCAATTAGGAGCAAACCAAGGTGCAACACAAAATTCATTGGAGAAACTTTCTTCAGGTCTTCGTATCAACAAAGCTGGAGATGACGCTGCAGGTTTAGCAATCTCTGAAAAAATGCGTGGTCAGATTCGTGGATTAGAAATGGCTTCTAAAAATGCTCAAGACGGTATTTCTTTAATTCAAACTGCTGAAGGAGCATTGAATGAAACTCATTCAATATTACAGCGAATGCGTGAATTAGCTGTACAAAGTTCTAATGATACGAATACAACTTCTGACCGTGAACAATTACAATCTGAAGTAAATCAATTGGCAGGAGCATTGAACGATATTTCTACTGATACGGAATTTAACACGAAGAAACTATTGGATGGAACCCAAAGTGGTTCTGGTTTAACTTTCCATGTTGGAGCTAATTCAGGTCAAAGTATTAATGTGAAAATCGGAAAAATGGATGCTGCTACTTTGCTAGTAGGTAATGCATCTAGTGGAATCGGCATCACTACACAAGCTACTGCAAATACTGCTATTAAGACGATAAACACTGCAATTGAAACTGTTTCTAAAGAACGATCTAAACTTGGTGCAGTTCAAAACCGTTTAGACCATACGATTAATAACTTGGGAACACAAACAGAAAATATTACTGCTGCAGAATCACGTATTCGTGATGTTGATATGGCGAAAGAAATGATGGAATTCACGAAGAATAACATCCTCTCTCAAGCAGCACAATCAATGTTAGCTCAGGCCAACCAACAACCACAAGGAGTTTTACAACTTCTTCAATAA
- a CDS encoding cytidylyltransferase domain-containing protein, whose amino-acid sequence MYKEKKFLAIIPARGGSIGIPRKNLVKINNEPLIQYTIDEALSSKYLDEIIVSTEDQEIAQVAKQLGANVPYLRPYYLASDTSKTVDAIMHVIEKQREHGFEYDYVVILQPTQPLRKSWHIDDAIENIVKYYQESLVSVSKVKEHPLLIRKLNVDNVLEPLLKMSSTVRRQDFEDYYKINGAIYINKINSNLTKNTSFNDNKFAYVMDGQYDIDIDEKFDLEVFKLMLRKKRE is encoded by the coding sequence ATGTATAAAGAAAAAAAGTTCTTAGCTATTATTCCCGCTCGGGGTGGGAGTATAGGAATTCCAAGAAAAAACTTAGTAAAAATTAATAATGAACCACTTATACAATACACAATTGATGAAGCTCTTTCATCTAAATATTTGGATGAAATAATTGTTTCTACTGAAGATCAAGAAATTGCCCAGGTTGCAAAACAATTAGGTGCAAATGTACCATATTTAAGACCCTACTATTTAGCATCAGATACTTCCAAGACAGTCGATGCAATCATGCATGTCATTGAAAAACAAAGAGAACACGGATTTGAATACGATTATGTCGTTATACTACAACCAACTCAACCATTAAGAAAGTCATGGCATATAGATGATGCAATTGAAAATATCGTGAAATACTACCAAGAAAGTCTTGTGAGTGTATCAAAAGTTAAAGAGCACCCATTATTAATTAGAAAACTGAATGTGGATAATGTACTTGAACCATTATTAAAAATGAGTAGTACAGTCAGAAGGCAGGATTTTGAAGACTATTATAAGATAAATGGTGCAATATATATCAATAAAATAAATTCAAATCTAACTAAAAATACAAGTTTTAATGATAATAAATTTGCATATGTAATGGATGGCCAATATGATATTGATATTGATGAAAAATTTGACCTTGAGGTTTTTAAGTTGATGTTACGAAAAAAGCGTGAATAG
- a CDS encoding TylF/MycF/NovP-related O-methyltransferase — MIKLPNFTKSFEYENNFYLSCDSSRMSKIIAHYELYKKALNTPGTIVECGVFKGASLSRFVMFRDLFENSHSKKIVGFDAFGEFPGTNYNDDKVFRQNFIDDAGEEGISIEQLYQVLENKGLNHNVELIKGDINNTVPEYIEKHPELKISLLNLDTDIYEPAVTILENLYPRITIGGILIIDDYGVFPGETKAVDEFFKGKKVKIRKFPFAKTPSYIIKED, encoded by the coding sequence ATGATAAAATTACCGAATTTCACCAAAAGTTTTGAGTATGAAAATAATTTTTATTTATCTTGTGATTCCTCAAGAATGAGTAAAATAATAGCGCATTATGAGTTATATAAAAAGGCCTTAAATACACCAGGTACAATTGTAGAATGTGGTGTATTTAAAGGTGCTTCACTATCAAGGTTTGTTATGTTTAGAGATCTATTTGAAAATTCCCATTCAAAAAAAATCGTTGGGTTTGATGCATTTGGGGAATTTCCGGGTACAAATTACAATGATGATAAAGTCTTTAGACAGAATTTTATTGATGATGCAGGAGAAGAAGGTATATCTATAGAACAATTATATCAAGTGTTAGAAAATAAAGGTCTAAATCATAATGTGGAATTAATCAAAGGAGATATTAATAATACTGTACCTGAGTATATTGAAAAACATCCTGAACTAAAGATTTCATTACTAAATTTAGATACTGATATATATGAGCCGGCGGTTACCATTCTAGAAAATTTATACCCGAGAATAACTATTGGTGGTATTCTAATAATAGACGATTATGGAGTATTTCCCGGTGAAACAAAAGCTGTAGATGAATTTTTTAAAGGGAAAAAAGTTAAAATAAGGAAATTTCCATTTGCAAAGACTCCTAGTTATATAATAAAAGAAGATTAA